The genomic stretch TGGGTTTGTTGGGTGAAGGGTGGCATTTTGCAGCTGTACATTGCAATTGATAGGCTCAATGTATGTGCACGCTTGACCCTTGGGGCAACATATGGCCGAGCTTGCATTGTCTAGACTGATGcaggttgaggaagaaggacagCAAAATGAATCTGGCAACCCGGCAGCTCCACATTTCTGGTATGAACTGGGACAGCTGTCTGAATCCCGTTGTGCTAAAGAGAAGGCATGGTTCGGCATGGTCATTGCAGATATTACTGATATGAGGAACAATAATGGAGGTCTTCCATAGACTAGACCAGCGAAAGTTACTCTCGCCATACTGGCTAAGTTAACAGCTCCTCGCGGACGTAGGTTGCAAGGTGATGGTCcttgggaaggagaagaaaagatggccGGCCGATGTCAGATCAAGGCAGCTATAGCAAGAGGATGAATTGACAAAGGACAGGATCATTGATGAGAGGTGGTTCCATTGATGGCTTAGGGAAGGTTAAACAACGAGATACAGACAAAGGATGCTCTGCCTTGAAATCCACATACTGATTTAGATAGGGCCAATTAAGAGATTGCACAGCGTAAGCGCTGGATGTTGCCTAAAATAcctcttctgcttctgctgcagagCCACTGGTTTGCAAGCGCCGTGGTCCCAGAACAGTGACAAGGCATGGGTCTCGGCGCAGCTGGCTTCGATGCGAGTGGTCGAGATAGGCGCCAGCGACCCAAGCATCATGAGAGAGTTAAACATAGCACGACTCAGAGGCTCTTACCCGAAAGCCTAATATTCGTCAGCGTCGAGAGACGTTGAAGAacacaagaagcagaagatgAATTGGAGTAGTAGATTCTTCGTCCCTGATTGGATGGTGACGGGACCGGCTTACTTCATACGGACTAGTCCCGAAGTAGTAATGTCCAATCTTTGCCCGGCGGATGGAAATTCTGCGgttttgctgctgcttctcAGTGAGCATCTAAACTCGTCAATTGCCAACCATCATCATGCTTCCCCGATTCCTCCGGCCGCAGAGCACGCTGCGTGCTGTCTCCTCCCTTACACAGGTGAACCATGTCCGATCTCTCCATGGCTACGTCGCTCCGATTACTGATCGCGTGTTACGCTACAGAAACCCGCCTCCGCTCTCCCACGCTTCCAGACTCGCGGACTGCATCGTGTGCCTCAGTTGACTCACGATACCCACTTCAAGAACAATGGAATTCAGGAGCTGTTATCACCAGAGGCCTTTGACTTCGCTTGGACGCAATACCAGACCCTTTTGATTGATAAGTTGAATCTTCTTACACAGGGTGAGCTTCATTCCCTGAGCGGCCGAGAGAGCGCGGACCCAAGTTATTCCTGATTTCGGTAGAAATACAAGTACACGGATTGCATTCTGACATAGCTCCGCTGCAGATACTGTCGATGCGGATGCGAAACCTGGAGAACTGCTGGTCAAGTACTCCCGGCGCCCAGAGATGGCCTCCGTATTCAACTACGCCTCTATGGCTCATAACaaccatttcttcttcaactgcttGGTAAGTTCGTGGAACTGCATCGTGTAACTACGGACAACAGCTTAATATCGCCCTCTCAATAGTCGCCCACCCCTACTCAGATCCCGGACAAGTTCGCCAAGGACATCGTTGATACCTGCTCCTCGATCGAATCCCTGAAGCTCGACTTCCTTGCAACTGCCAATGCTATGTTTGGCCCCGGATTTGTGTGGCTGGCCAAGAAcctggagagggaaggaTTGATGCACATCTTCTGCACCTACAATGCAGGCTCCCCTTACCCGGCCGCTCACTCCCGTCGGCAGCCCGTTGATATGGCTACGCACTCCCCCGACGCTCCCTTGGGCAACCAGTTTGCTGGTGCGATGGGCGCTCACTCCGCGAATCAGAAGAGCCTAGCTCCCGGCGCTGTCGATGTCCAGCCCATTCTCTGTGTCAACACATGGGAGCATGTATGGATGATGGACTACGGCATTGGTGGAAAGGCTGAATACCTCGAGCGCTGGTGGGATCGCATTAACTGGGAGGTTGTGTTCGATAACTACAACGCGGTCAGCTCGATGAAGGGCACACGGCATGCGGCCAATCGGAACCGCAGCCTAAGCATGCTATGAAGGAAAAAATGTTCTACAGAGCGGATACATATGTGGTTCCCCTCCTTTCATGTCTTGATAATTGTATTATATACTACATGGTTTGGCTGTTCAGGGTTTCTTTATATCTGGGTCTAATTGTACAGCGATTCATCgcaaaatagaaaaaagaatgagacTCAAAATAGAGACACCGCGACGCTGTAACAATCTATATCTAGTCGTAACCATGCACCAAACTCCACGAGGCACGCCAGATCTGTAAATGCAAAACCCATGCATCCCCAACACGCAACGCATATCCCCGAACACCCCCGATCCCTCAGGTAGCCCAGACGAAGGAACTACCCTGACTACCTCCTCCCCTCAATATCTCTAATCCTCTTCTCGAAGGCCTCAATCATAACCCCAGCCATCTGCCCTTCAACAGCACTCATCATAGCCGCATGCAACTGATTTCGGAACTCGAAACGAATCTCCAAGTCAACTTTCGTCATCGGCCTCTCACTCTCCAACGGCACCAGCTCCCATTTCGTGCTCAAGTATTCGAAAATACCCTCATTCGCCCCCGGGAAGTTCCCACCCGCCTGTCCGTCTTTCGAATCAATCCCGAACTTAGCCCCGCTGCGCGCTTCGACAATCCATCGGCTCCGGTCGCAATCAACCCGGGACGTGAAGGTTTCGCTCAATGGCCCGTACCCGACAGTCAGGAAGGCGCGGGTGGGATACCCTGTTTCTGGATCGCGGTGAGTCACCGTTGAGGCTgtgaggaaggggaggaatTGGGAGTAGGATTCCACCGATGAGATCACTTGGTAGAGGGATTCGGGGGCGTAGGGAAGGGTGCGGGTGGCGGTAAGGGTGCGGccattgttgttattgttattgCTGCCGTTACTATTGTTTGAAAGTAGGGAAGATATGGAagggagatggaggggtCGGAGTGTTTCGAGGTATGGTAAATGTGACGTTCTAGTGGTTGGTGATGTCGATGGTATGGTCGGTCGTTGGAGATATTGCGACGGGGTTGCGAGGGATCGCGATGGTGATAAGGGGCTTATGCGGCGACTGAGATGTCGCGGAAGTACGGATGGTCTCATGCTGTGTTCTCGTGTGGGGATCAATGACAGTGATGTTGGGTCAATAATTTAGAGAAGGACTGTCGGAGTCGTCAATTGTTGGGgctttctattttctttttttttttttttttttttttacttgtTCCGGCTCGGGGAGTTTATCCACG from Aspergillus oryzae RIB40 DNA, chromosome 1 encodes the following:
- the sod4 gene encoding mitochondrial 37S ribosomal protein mS42 (manganese superoxide dismutase); this encodes MLPRFLRPQSTLRAVSSLTQKPASALPRFQTRGLHRVPQLTHDTHFKNNGIQELLSPEAFDFAWTQYQTLLIDKLNLLTQGELHSLSGRESADPNTVDADAKPGELLVKYSRRPEMASVFNYASMAHNNHFFFNCLSPTPTQIPDKFAKDIVDTCSSIESLKLDFLATANAMFGPGFVWLAKNLEREGLMHIFCTYNAGSPYPAAHSRRQPVDMATHSPDAPLGNQFAGAMGAHSANQKSLAPGAVDVQPILCVNTWEHVWMMDYGIGGKAEYLERWWDRINWEVVFDNYNAVSSMKGTRHAANRNRSLSML
- a CDS encoding ubiquinone-binding COQ10-like protein (oligoketide cyclase/lipid transport protein) translates to MRPSVLPRHLSRRISPLSPSRSLATPSQYLQRPTIPSTSPTTRTSHLPYLETLRPLHLPSISSLLSNNSNGSNNNNNNGRTLTATRTLPYAPESLYQVISSVESYSQFLPFLTASTVTHRDPETGYPTRAFLTVGYGPLSETFTSRVDCDRSRWIVEARSGAKFGIDSKDGQAGGNFPGANEGIFEYLSTKWELVPLESERPMTKVDLEIRFEFRNQLHAAMMSAVEGQMAGVMIEAFEKRIRDIEGRR